CAGTGAGCCGAAACACAATACAcattcattctttcacacacacctccacacctcacacacacttagctGTGGTGAATTTATCACTGTCCAAGAACGAGGCTATTGGTTTATTGGGCTTTTCAAGAATttctgatatttatatttacttctGGTCATGTGggatagatataaatatattcttTTTTGTGATGTACTTATTGATGAGTATAAAAGTGACTTCTTTCCTGCTGTCTTAGCATCGTCGTGCCTGAATGTCAGGAAAAACTGCTTCAGGATAGAATTTCTAACATTTTAACTCTAGTCTTTTATGCACTAATAGTGCGTACACAccgattttctttttttaatggcgAAAGAAATGTAGCAGACAAGCATTGTTTTTAAAATCCTGCTAACTGCTTAAGCATCTCAGAGACcagaaatggttttgatatcaacatttacatcaaCAGATACAAAAATAAGTCTGGGAAGAAATAAGTCATTTTGGGGGGACGccttctatgaatatatcgtcCCTAGAAGGCTAGGGGAAAACACAAATGCTTCAGAAACCTTTACAACCCTGAAGAAACCCTTTTTCTTACATTCTAATGCACAGCTTAACAGATCACACAAGCACTGTCATTGGTTAGGTTTCGGTTAGTGTACTTTTATAACGTTAAATGTTTCAATTGAAAACTTAATCATGTATTCAGACAGTGGTTATTTTTGCTGTATTGCAAATGTCTGGAAACCGCATTCATACGGTACTCTTATCTTATTGTCGTCATTACCAGGTTTTCTGCATTGTGAATCGATTCACGGTCACATTTCATACCGCAGTAGTAACCGGACATTtctgcattttaaggtaaatgTTGGTTAGGAGAACTGGTGTCAGTCCACCCCACTTTCAGGGACGATGTTTGAACATATCCGGAGCAAGACTGCAGgatttgctgcttttttttcttttttttttattgctcgATTGATGACCCAGGCACTTCCTGAAATGACCCTTGAATGCTGAAGGAGAATATTTCTTTTGTAGTTGCATAACAGACTGGGAATAGTTTGGCTTAATTGCAGTCAGCTTTTTATTCTGTTCTGCTCATATCAAAATTCAGATTTCTTTCCCATTTTCATGTGTTTTAGTCAGGATCAGAGTCGGACCAGATGGTTATGTTTTATCAGAGTCTCTGAACCAGAAAGTGCACAGCTACTGTTATAAGGATTGTCTATTTATTGCTCTCTCTTAAATACGGAAGACATTATTagaggtgattttttttttttttttttagtaaaaacatatttttatttattaagtatatattttttttataaccgTTAGCTatgttaacattttttttaaatacactccCATGTgtgattgttttcattttagcaATGCATTTTGATGGTAGGTGAACCTTATTTGTTTGATAAGGCCAAAGGTTTCTGttattctttttctcctttaaGGGTATGATTGCTGGTAGAGAGAAATATTCATCAACAGGGAAATTGCACGAAAAGTATTGTGAATGGTCATCCAGCCACaagaaaacatattttttttgccatcaaggtgtgtgtgtcgggTCTCGACACGATGTACATTCACACCAAGGATAAAGGTTTGAGCGTGATAACATACAGTGGTCGTCATTACCCTCATATTTCTGTCAGTGTTTTGCAAGAgttacatacacaaacatcctGTCTCTCAGCACATGTTAACTTGTGGTTTCACGTTCTATGCAATGTAGTGAAGCTGCAGAAGTCGTCACAGTTTGGTGATCTGTAATGTAACTCTTACTGAACTATACACAGGGCTGTACATGGAAATGCAATGGAGTTCAAATCAGGGTTTTTAACTGGTACAAGCAGACtgaagtgtttttgtttgcgtgtgtgtgtgtgcgcgcaaatgtaataaattattgtGCATATTTTCTCTTGGATGGAAACACCTCAATTAGATATAAATATCATGTATTTTTCCCTCAGCTGGATCACCATCCACTATTTAATCACaataattttttgtttgtattttaaggCTAATTTGCAACAGAGCAATTCCCAGATGATGAACATTTATCTCTGAAAGCAATCATACCTTTAAAGGAGAAAAGAATAACAGACACCTTTGGCCTTTTCATACAAAAAAGGTGCGCTTCACAACAAAATGCATTTCTAAAAATGAAAACTTGCATGAAAAAACGAAATATTACACATGggagtgtatttaaaaaatgttaagatAGCTAACAATAGTtgtaaaaatatgtaattaatgaataaaaatatcttCAGTGTTTAAAGGAgcaataaatggaaaaatactgaataatgaatcagtgattttattattttctgctAAGCTTTATCTTTCTTCATAATGTGTCTAATGAGAAGGTAAAATGAAAACATGCTTGTAATATTTATCATGGCTTATTTGCATAAAGTCCACAGCTCTTGCTCGTCACTGTTGAATGAATGTCCGCCCGTCGCTGTGTTGCACGTCAGTGTGAACATGCATTCAAGACTCGCTTACTTAACATCAGCTCTGTTTCTGTTTACACCCATCTGCTCCCCATGATTTTGGAGCCCTCTTTGGGGTGGTAGTGTTTCCTCTATCTGTCATTCTTTCATATGCGTATACCATTGCTGTGAACATAAAACTCAGCTGTTCCGTATAAAACCATTGACGAATCTTAAGACAGCACGGAGGTGTTGGAGTGTAAGCCGAGGAACCTCCTGCTCATGGTATGTCGTTGGATTGGTAAATGGAGTCTTCAGGCTAAAAGATCCTCAACAACCAAGAATGACTGGTTTAACTAGTGCATTTTGCCCAGGATTCCTTTAGTTTTCTTGATTGCTTTTATGTCGGTGTTGTGCTTTCCATCTGCTCGATTTTGATGCTCACTGTTTGCAAAGTTTCTAAAACAATGAGCCTAGGTAGGGAAAGCAAATAGCATTGAGTTGTTCTGAGGCAAATACACACTAATGACATGTTTCATTTGCTctttttctcgctctctctgcaCAGGGGTTGAGAAGATTGTGGAGTTACTTGAGTCAAGAATTTTAGAAGACCTAACTCGTCTCAAAGGTAATTAAGCCTCTATAGCATTGACTTCATTGAAGTAATGGCTGTGCTCAGACGTGTAATTGGTTagtggtttatttttgtttgtttgctttattattaaagaagcGTTGTGTATTAAACTGCATCTCCCTGGTGGTGTGCACTTCTCCTGTATTGTAGTTGGCCTACAGATTTGTTCCTGTTTAATATTTGGCAGTATATGGGAGTTTCTCTGTGCTctaagtttatttttttttattcctcaggctcatgtttcatttctgtttttgcttCCCACTCTGTTCATGTGGTTACCTGAGCAAAGATTACACTTGATTTGTATGGCATAAGCTTTTAGCAACTGAGCTGAAACAGACTCATTttcaatgtgtgtatatataaatatttttggtTTGTTATAAGCTAATACTTTAACTTACAATGTGATGTTGAGTTGCTGTTAGCACCTGGGCATCCCTGCTACTGATTAAATGTGATCACGGTTACATCCCTGACAAAGTAGTGGATATTAATACCGTGTCAGACCTGAGCCATAGGTTTCCATgagtttttttcatatttaaattGAACTACCTTAAGACCGGTCATGAAGTTATTGAGCGCTCTACATCTGGACACACCTTTCTATGGAGTTCAGTTCCAACTGGTCTAGTTATTTACGGTCGCAATCTAGTTTGCAGTAAGTAtgtttaaaggagaagttcacttccagaacaaaaatctagaAAAATTTGCTTACCCcctcgtcatccaagatgtccatgtctttctttcttcagtcgtaaagaaatgatattttttgaggattttttcaggatttttttctccatatagtggacttcagtggtgcccgcgagtttgaccttccaaaatgcagtgtAAAcaatcccagcccaggaagaaggctcttatctagccaagCCATCGGCCATTTtctaagcaaaataaaaaatcgtaTACTTTTTagccacaaaagctcgtctagcgctagctctgggatgcacgTCTGTGACACTACGTACAACATAATCACGTCAAAAGGTCACGCGTGACATAGCcagaactacagacccagtgtttacaaggTGAACGTGCAAATACCAAGGAATTGCAAATAAGTCGAACGCTCCTTACTAACAACACTGTCGGACGATTCTGAAGTTGTAGGAGATTTTCGCCATACCCTACTTGACCtatccacactagtaaacaccgGGTCGGTAGTTCTGCCTACGTCACGTGGAAGTTCAACAACAATTGAAGTCCACTGTAtggaaaaaaatcctgaaatgttttcctcaacaaacatcatttctttacgactgaagaaatcttggatgacaagggggtgaggaaatatatttataaatttttgttctggaagtgaacttctcatTTAATAAATTTCGATATTTCATTTTGGTATAAAATTTCTAGATATTTCATGACATTATGTTGAATATCTGTTGTTGAATATCGTGCCAGTGTGAATAATGCATGCTGGGGTCCAGAGTTTGTTACGTAATTTGGCGCTGGAACGATCGAGAACATCCTGTTCAGAATCTGCACTTGTCATTTTGTCTAACACTTTCTACCTGATCCAGATTTATTTCTGTGGAGTCCGCACAATGACAAAAGTTCTAAGCAGTTTATCTAATGTGTTAAAATATACCTAAATacagctctctttttttttttccattttaaacacaattttatattattctttGAACATTTACTTTATCTGCATCTTTCATTGCCTGTTGTATCTGTTCCAGCATGTGTAGTCATTATgctctattattttattaataatttgtgGAGCGTTTTCTAATCTCCTTTCCACTTGTATGATATTGAGAGGGGTGTGTCTTATTTACCCAGACAGTATTTGTTGCATCATTATCAGTTTGCACAACAAGTGCTTGACTCTCATAGATTAGGAGTAATGCCATCATACCAAAGCCATATTAAATATGGTCAGTGTGACCGTAAATGGTATTTTATTTATGGATTACAATTTTAACAGCCAAAAACCCCACTGAAACAGAACACATTTATAATAAGTAGACTAACTTACAAGAAGTGAGGACTTGGTTGTTTGTAGTGTTATGGTTTCTGTACTGTTGAATGAGAGATTGTATTGTGATGGCTGCATGTTACTGTGGTTACTCGAACCTTGACTGTTCACAGCCCTACAAGGCCATTAGCTGATAGATGAACTTGGTTTCAGGctttgtgtgctttttttttttttaggcttcTTGGATTATTGTTGGATTCACTTCAGGGTAAAGACTAAATAGTGAGAGCTGTGGATTTGGTTCTTGCTGGTTTTAGTTTTCAGAGCAGGACAACTTTGCCATAATGGAGAAAATAAGTGGATTGTTTGTACTTCTGTCAAACTTGGTTATTGCAGTAAGATCATAATTTGTATAAAACACAATTTCCATTCCTAGCatctataatttttttttttacttttcctttTGGATCCACAGATTATAAGCCTGCAAGTGTGTCAAATTGGTCATTTGATGAAAAATGTCTTTTCTGCTGCTTAAGACGAGAGAAAGTGAAGGtagtttctttttgtttctttgttcctTCCTTTCATTATTAAGCTGTTCCGTTATTATGGCCAGCTGTTTTCAGTACAAACCGAATTCAGGGCTATGGCTGCTTTAGCCCCACCCATTAAAACACAAGTTCTTTTGTCTTGAAAGGCCCAAAGCTGTGGCTTATAACAAGATGAGATGGGAAATAATGGATCTGATCtggtaaaaatgtaatattgaaCAGTTTTGTGTGCTTTTAATTCAACAGGATCATGTAATTGCACTCAATAACAAAATTGTGGAAAGTGGAGGCAAACCTTTACTTGGCAAGGATCATTGTAATATCAGCAGACTTGAGCGGCAAGTAGAAGAATTCCTCAATGCAGTCTTGCACAGGAAAGGTATACACACCTTAAACTCTTCATTGTTTACAAGATctactcactgtccactttaagaGGGACCCCTGCCcatctgctcatttatgcagttatcctaTCAGTCATGTGGCTTACCCAAACTGGTCCCTTTTCCAGTGTTTAGTTTTGGTGAGTCTGGACCTGCTATAgtctcagatttctgttcttggctaatAGGAGTGGAGCCCAGTGTCCTACTCAAGGTCTAATGTGTTGTGcaatctgagatgcttttctgctcaccacactTCCCAAGCGGTCTTATGAATCACTGCTTGAGCACATATAAAGGTGTTTCCTAGTAAATTGGATGGTGAGTGTATAAATTGTTTCGTTCTTCTGTATTGAAACAACATAATGAACATGGCAAAATCTTATGTATTCCACAGAGTACACACCAAGGATCCCGGATCCTCACATCCCCGTGGTGGCTTGTGATACCATGCAACAAATGTTTGATCATTTAGTTGTGCATCATACCTCAAATAACAACTCTCAGGACTCACCTCTGCACAATGGCATGGACCAAAGCCCACTGAAAACTCATCCTAGCACATCACCCATCGCCGTTTCTACATCTACACCTATAGCTGCTGCCTCTACACAGAATCCTGTCCTCAGTAAGCTCCTCATGGAAGACCAAGATGCACCTCTGGACCTTTCAGTCAAGAAGGTCAGACCAGAAATCCATGAACAAGGTATGTTACCTCTGCTGTAGATGTCGGTAAACAGAGATGCTAACATCTGCTGTCTAGTCGTAGCATTTATGGTTTTTGACCCGTAGTGGAAAAAAGGCCGTTTTGATACACGCTAACAAATATGTTTATGGTAGAATTCTGTTTTTGCTTGCTGATTTTTCTTATTTGAAATGCTGGCATCTCTGcagtaaaaacaaataattaagtCTTTGTGAACGTAATCTTCTCCCAGCATTGATCTGTGTGACTTTTCAGATTGTGTTCTGGATCTTTCAATCAAGAAGAATCGTAGTCCAGACAGCATGCTTCTCAGAAGCCCTGTGAATTCGACATCAGTTGTTAAACGGTTAGTACATAAACACTTTAGCTTTGCAGTGTTCTTAAGTGTCCTCCTTCCTCTTTATCGTCAATCAGGAGAGACTACAGGGGGTTAAAAGACATGATTCTTGTAAGCATGCTGATTTGCAGCTAGCGAATACTCTGGGTGTAATGATGTGCTGTTAAGCAAAAATGTGACTGTATGCATCATCGATATGTGAGATTCACATTCTGGGAATCAGGATACTATTTATTATGCATCTAATGCAACTGCACAGTGCAAACACAGAGATACAAATCTGTACAACATGTAGTTTTAAAACGTATAGCGAGCATGCTGGTCACATGATCACTTTCTTTCTTGGTGAGTCTGCATCATTTATATGAAATTCTAGGGTTTATGGTTACACAACCAAGATATAATTGTTAAAAAGAGCTTCTCTATAGCTTTTCAAATGACGCCAGCTCAACCCTGCTGTGATCCTATAGTGCCTGAGAATGTGGAATATGAGAATTTAAGTCTCTTTTATTGCACCATTTCTAGATAAAATGATTCCTGGTGCGATGAGCTCATTTATGTTTTAAGCTATTATTTTCCCTGGGACAAAGACATTGTATATTCAAGCAATTTTGGAAAAAATTATAAACGTATTTGTTTTAAAGATTTTGTGAACCTGTAGTACATTTTGTATTACAAGCTTCTGCTCATAGAAAtttttgattaattttttatGCAGATAAAAacattgtatgtatttatttatttattttttaccaaaacaataaatatgGAATCTTTTATTTGCTAAGAGTTGTGTTTAactaaaatttttttttttcaagtagaTCTGTAgctctattttattttgtagcGCTAATTTTCTACCTATGTCTCTCTTTGTAGAAAagtaagtattttttttcccctttctacAGGCAAGCTTCAGGTTTTGCTAAAGCAAGAGATCTAAAGTCATCACCCACATTGGAACAGTTTATGGCTAAGCTGTGTTTGCATCACCAGAGGCAGATTGTCGACGCGTTTGGATTCTTGCAAAGTGAAATAAAAGCTATGAATTCCTCCAGTGAAGTGGAAGCCTCCACCCCAGAAGTCTCGGAAATACCAGTAAGCTCAGACTGTACAGAAGAAAGGGCAGATATTCAAGATACTGAAGAAACTTTGCCTGTAGCAAGAGACACGAATGGGGAAGAATCGCCAGTTTCCAGAAATGATGAAATTTCACCTGCAGAACAGCAACTGAGAGCTGAGGAGCCCTTGATTGCATCAATCAAGAATGGATCTTCCATAGATCTTTGTCAGGCAGATattggagatgatgatgatgaatgtaGCAGTCCAAACATTCAGCCTAAATGTCCACCTTTACTGATTGTGAAAAACAACCTTGGAAATCTTGAAGCCAAAAAGTTGTCTGAGGTGGGCTCAATCATTCAAGAAACTAATGCTGGCACTTTAGAGCAGGGTCCCTGTGCTTCTGACATGCCTTCACACACAAATAGCGTTGATCTTGATACTGTTGTGCTGTCTGCATGTTCTACAAGTCCCGGACACTCCGAGCCTAATTGCCTTCCTTTACCTAGCAATGATACTCCTGTTAAACCCTGCTCAATTCAGAGGACCACAAATGTCATTTCACCCAATTCTTCAAGAACAGCCAAGAAAAGTAGCAGAGGCTCTCATCCCAGGCTTGGCTCAATAGGTAACACTGTAAATGATCCTGATTTTAAATATGACATTGTCTATGTAGGGAAATCAATTATTGAATGTAAGCTTCAAACTCCGAGCCATATGCCTACAAGGAGAAATGCTAGAAAAAGCACAAGAGGACATCTGAGTTTTGGGGATTGCTTGGAGATAAAAACAGTGCGAACGCTGGCACCCAAATCTGTTCAGAATGGTAGTGGGAATTATCCTGTTCCTATGCCTGAGATAACCACATCAATCACTCCAAAGCAGGCTCTTGCTAAACCTGATGGCTTACCTGCGATGACGGTACCTTTTACCGGGGATTGTATGGAAACAGTGATGAACAAAAACCTATCTGATCAGTCAGTAGTGTCAGAAGTCCCTGGAGATGTTGTTGAAATAACAAGTGAGGATTTCATTGTAGAACCTAGTCAAACAGGTCAAACTCAGCAAAAAGAACAAATTTCCTGTTTACTTTCAGATGAGCAATGTGATCCAGTAGTTGAGCAGGACTCTAATGTGGGTATATTTGACGTTTTAGACGTTAGTGAAAGAACTCCTAATTCTACCATGTTAACTGAAACATCTGAAAAAGTAGAAGTTGCAACAAAAGAAACTATAGATGCTCCTGAAACGAGTGTGATCTTGGGTGGGATAGAAACAGAGGTCCATGGTCAACATCTAGCCACAGAGTCATTGCTAAATACAGACACCTCAAGCATAGAAAATGATGCATCTGAGGCAGAAGGTTTGAGAGTAGGAACTGATTTAAAGTCCCCAGAACAGACTAAATGTTTAACAAAACAGGTACTGACATGTACAGATAACAGCACGATATTACAAGAGACTTGTGTAACTGAGGCAGTGGATTCCACCAATCCAGATAAACTGGAGTCGAAGATGTCTGAATTGGTGGTTAAGGAAATTACTACAAAAGACCAACTTGAAGAATGTAGGCAAGGTGCTTCAGAAAGTTTCTCTCCAAAGAAGGGTGTTGCTAAACAGGCCCTCCCTTCAGATAGGTGTTTGCGAAGTGGAGTCTCCAAAGCCATATCTGAACAAACATCTGTGTCTGACATGTCAGAACAGACAAAACTGGCCATCcatgaaaaaaatattccagAGTCTAAACAGGCTTCTAAATTGAAGCACCCGGAGGAAAATGTGCCATGTCATGGAGGAAAGAATAATGTAGGAGTCACAGATTTTAATTCTGAGAAAGCACAACAATCCCCAGTGGTCAAGCAAGTGGACAGTATAGGTAACAAAGTGTGCACAAGACAGAAGCAAAAGCTAATGATGTTGAAGGAAATGGAGTCTGATAATGAACAGAATGTCCAAGAGCTCCCAAACCCAAGTGATGAGCTGAAAGGCCAAGGTTGTGTGGTGAACAATGTTCCTGAAAATGAGGTGAATACTCTTCCTCACAGTGGTGAATCTCCTGGAAAGAACAGCCCTGGAAAATCCATAAGGGTTTCTGAGAGAATGCCTCTTAGAAACAGGAGCAGTCCAAGTGAGCATTCTGTTAGCACTGCTCAATCCCCTTCACCTACCAAAAATCTTCCACACACCCCTGAACGAATGCCTTTGAGAAGCAGAAATGGCATTACTGTTGATCAGCCTGTGGATGGAGATTCTTGCAGTTCCCCCACTCCAGGCCATGTAGAGAAGAATGGACGAATGCCTTTGATAAACAGGAATAGTGGTTTTGCTGAGCAGACTGTTGGCAAAGATTCCTGCATTTCCCCAAATACAAGCAGTGTAGACAGTGTGGCACGCATGCCATTGAGAACCAGAAACTGTAGTGCAGTCAGCCGCCATATCAGTGAAGGGTCCTCTGTGATCAAGGATGCATCAGGTGCCATCAATGACCAATCTAATGGTGAGGACAGTGGTGTTACCAGTAAGAAATTGTCAAGCGCTGGACACATGCCTCTAAGACGTGGAAGTGGTCTGTTGGCAGAACAGTCATCCACCCTCAGTTCATCTGGTTCAGATGCTGGAACTGTCTCCGAGAGCCCTGGGCGCATGTCATTGAGAAGAAGCAATACTTTTAGTGCTGACAAGCAGGAATGTTTACAGACACCTCTCAAAAGGAAAAAGCTTTCTCCAGGACTTCCCAAAATGTCTAGAACATCTGTACTGTCCTTAGTCCATAAGGGAGAACCCAACAATAACCGTGCTAATGCAAAGACTAAACTTTTTAATGACCAATTGAAAGTCTCTTCTATCCCAAATTCATTTACTTCACTTAACCTCCCCACCACCAGTCCTTTAATTCCCAGTCCATGCAAGTTTTTGGAGGCTTTAAATGGGGAAGCAAACCAACAATTGATTTCAGATTTAAATAGTAAATTCGAAAAGATGCAAAAAGGGTGGGTTCAAATGGATAAAGAGGGCCAGCCTGCACCAAAACCCAAAAACAAGGCAGACAGACTAAAGGAAATATGGAAAAGCAAACGAAGAATTAGAAAACCAAGGTCATTAGAGCAGCAGAGATTCTCTCCTGTGCAAATGTTATTTATGAAACCCTTTGACCTTCCCAATATCTGTCGCTGGTTCTTGCAGTCAACAGAAACAAAATCTCTTGTTATTGTAAAGCAGGTGAACACAAGGCTTCCATCTGAAACACAGCTGGGTTTTCAGACCTTACCTTCCATGCCAGAGTCCTCCGATGGAATATTCCCAAGTCTGCAGGCTGAACGCTTAAAAAAGCACCTGAAAAAGTTTGCTATTGCGTCCCCTGTGAAGAGCAACCCCAAGAACAAAAGGCTAATTGCTAAAGCTTTAGCCCAGGGTATCTCTAAGGGCAAAGAAAAACGAGAACGCAGAACTGCGACTCGGATCTCCTCAAAGCCACAGAACTCTGCTGGCTTGATACAGCCGCAGCCCCTCGAGAACCACAGCAAGGTTGCTGCAAGTACAAAAAATCCAGCAAGTGCAAAAAATCCAGCAAGTGCAAAAAATCCAGCAAGTGCTAGAATTCTGAGGAAATATTCCAATATGCGTGAGAAAAGACAAGTCCAACAAAACTCTTTGAAGAAATTAAAGAGGTCGCTAGTCGAGGTAGACAATAGGCAATCCATGAGAAAGAAGATGGCTAAAGAAAGACTGTCCACAAGGAGAGGACAAAAATCAGCCATCGTCAAAAAAGTTAAAAGGTTGACTAAAAAAGCAAAAACGCGTGCTACAAAACAGAAAGTCCCAAAAGGTGGTGGTAGAGGGTTAAGATGTTTAACCACAAAGGGTAGAATCTCTTCGAAGAGGGTGCTTCCCAGATTGTTAAAATCTAATTCTGTTACCGCTCATAAATCCGTGAGTAGAAAAGAAATGCTGTTGAAAGCTGACAAGTCTCCACAACCAAAAACTGACCATAAGAAATCACCTCTTCATAAAGGTCCCGAAGGTTTAACGTCTCCGTCTCGGATGATGGATGTGAAGCCTCTGTTATCGGAAGACCAGGTTCTCACGAGGTCTCAAAGAAAGATGGAGGCCACTCTTGCACAAACGGGATCTCCAAAAGCCTCTACAAAGAGAGGCATGGAAAGCTCAGTCACACCAGCTAAGCGGACAAGGACATCGAAATGATGATGAAGGATAGAAATAAAGACTGCAGTTGCAGATGGGTGATGGCGTTTCCACGAGTGAGAAATGTTTCTGTTCTGGGAACGCGGCTTCTCCATCAAGAAGTATAGGAATGGCTTGACTTCCTCCCTTGTCTTTTGTGCAGACCCACTGTGCAGAAACCAAATGTACAATTTCtttattagcattagcattggcACTAGCCTTTATTTCATTAGTGTTGTGCACTTGACGTTGCAAAGGTGCAGTATGTCCAAATTGGTCAGTCTGTCCATTCTAACAAAATGTCGTGTGCACCGGTTGATTAGAAACTGCTCGTTAATAATTGACCAACTCCAAACCTTCACCAGTTATAGCTGATCTTGATGATGTGCCTTATTAAGTAACAGACTGTTCCTTAAACCATGGAATCCTCCATGCTGCATGTGTCATTTTGTTTAAAGGTATCCTTATGCCTAAGCTATATCTATGAGCTCTGTTTCCTCCGGTCACCATgctcacttctttttcttcttctaaacaTTTATCTTTCTATAGCCCCTATTTAGGTTAAGTTAATTTAAGGAGCATTAAACTTGAACGCTTGATCATTCTGTAATTTCCATTCTGTTACTGTGATGTTTTCTTCTTTGTCATAATTTCAGTtctgttacttttttttttgcctcagatGTGTTTGCTCCGTTATCTCATTACTTGCTGCTGATCAGCTAAATTGAAACTGTAAAATTTTGATTTCGTTACCTTAGAGCTTAATATAACTAACTATAACTTATGAATAATCAGGTCAGTGGCTTGTCAGAATGgaaatgcttttttgtttgttgagtTATCCGGCTCTGCTGTCTCCTGAGAACACTTTAGCTAATATTTGGAATCTTCAATGCAGGTTTTTAATTTTGCTCTGCTGTTTCGAAGTGGCCAGAAGAGTCCATAGCAGGCTTTAGAAAATCATGTACCTTTTCATGGATTCTGTGTGTAGTAGATTCCCAAACTGCTGATTGAATTGAGAGAAGAACAGCTTCGGGTGCAAAAGTGTTCACTTTTGTGTTTCTCTGAATTTGAAGTCTATGCATGCAAGGTGATGTGCCTCAGAAGATCATCTGCAGATATTTCTTGAATGGTTGACTCTTTCGATAGAGATACTTTGACCAAATGTGACTAATTGAAGGCTAATGTCCAGACGGACATTTTGTTTTTCGAGTGCTGGAGTCTTGAGTTGGACTGAATGTCATCTGAATGAACATGTGAACCTTTTTAATTGTCTACAATGTAAAcctattaaaaaagaaatcattgtGCTGCCATTAGCAAAATTATTTACTCTAATTATAGGATTAAACATAATTTTGTATTTTGGGGAGGTATTCGGTGGAGCTCAgtctttttaatgttttaccaCAGCACAATTGTTTtctttgttggtttgtttgttcgACTTTGAGTAATATCTTGTAAATGCAAAGGTA
This portion of the Hemibagrus wyckioides isolate EC202008001 linkage group LG29, SWU_Hwy_1.0, whole genome shotgun sequence genome encodes:
- the wu:fc17b08 gene encoding uncharacterized protein wu:fc17b08 isoform X2; this translates as MASSCKRRICTNEKRGFRQDLDSWRSKFIACVGVEKIVELLESRILEDLTRLKEYTPRIPDPHIPVVACDTMQQMFDHLVVHHTSNNNSQDSPLHNGMDQSPLKTHPSTSPIAVSTSTPIAAASTQNPVLSKLLMEDQDAPLDLSVKKVRPEIHEQDCVLDLSIKKNRSPDSMLLRSPVNSTSVVKRQASGFAKARDLKSSPTLEQFMAKLCLHHQRQIVDAFGFLQSEIKAMNSSSEVEASTPEVSEIPVSSDCTEERADIQDTEETLPVARDTNGEESPVSRNDEISPAEQQLRAEEPLIASIKNGSSIDLCQADIGDDDDECSSPNIQPKCPPLLIVKNNLGNLEAKKLSEVGSIIQETNAGTLEQGPCASDMPSHTNSVDLDTVVLSACSTSPGHSEPNCLPLPSNDTPVKPCSIQRTTNVISPNSSRTAKKSSRGSHPRLGSIGNTVNDPDFKYDIVYVGKSIIECKLQTPSHMPTRRNARKSTRGHLSFGDCLEIKTVRTLAPKSVQNGSGNYPVPMPEITTSITPKQALAKPDGLPAMTVPFTGDCMETVMNKNLSDQSVVSEVPGDVVEITSEDFIVEPSQTGQTQQKEQISCLLSDEQCDPVVEQDSNVGIFDVLDVSERTPNSTMLTETSEKVEVATKETIDAPETSVILGGIETEVHGQHLATESLLNTDTSSIENDASEAEGLRVGTDLKSPEQTKCLTKQVLTCTDNSTILQETCVTEAVDSTNPDKLESKMSELVVKEITTKDQLEECRQGASESFSPKKGVAKQALPSDRCLRSGVSKAISEQTSVSDMSEQTKLAIHEKNIPESKQASKLKHPEENVPCHGGKNNVGVTDFNSEKAQQSPVVKQVDSIGNKVCTRQKQKLMMLKEMESDNEQNVQELPNPSDELKGQGCVVNNVPENEVNTLPHSGESPGKNSPGKSIRVSERMPLRNRSSPSEHSVSTAQSPSPTKNLPHTPERMPLRSRNGITVDQPVDGDSCSSPTPGHVEKNGRMPLINRNSGFAEQTVGKDSCISPNTSSVDSVARMPLRTRNCSAVSRHISEGSSVIKDASGAINDQSNGEDSGVTSKKLSSAGHMPLRRGSGLLAEQSSTLSSSGSDAGTVSESPGRMSLRRSNTFSADKQECLQTPLKRKKLSPGLPKMSRTSVLSLVHKGEPNNNRANAKTKLFNDQLKVSSIPNSFTSLNLPTTSPLIPSPCKFLEALNGEANQQLISDLNSKFEKMQKGWVQMDKEGQPAPKPKNKADRLKEIWKSKRRIRKPRSLEQQRFSPVQMLFMKPFDLPNICRWFLQSTETKSLVIVKQVNTRLPSETQLGFQTLPSMPESSDGIFPSLQAERLKKHLKKFAIASPVKSNPKNKRLIAKALAQGISKGKEKRERRTATRISSKPQNSAGLIQPQPLENHSKVAASTKNPASAKNPASAKNPASARILRKYSNMREKRQVQQNSLKKLKRSLVEVDNRQSMRKKMAKERLSTRRGQKSAIVKKVKRLTKKAKTRATKQKVPKGGGRGLRCLTTKGRISSKRVLPRLLKSNSVTAHKSVSRKEMLLKADKSPQPKTDHKKSPLHKGPEGLTSPSRMMDVKPLLSEDQVLTRSQRKMEATLAQTGSPKASTKRGMESSVTPAKRTRTSK